A genomic window from Serinus canaria isolate serCan28SL12 chromosome 4A, serCan2020, whole genome shotgun sequence includes:
- the TMEM255A gene encoding transmembrane protein 255A isoform X1, with protein sequence MRQSLTQQRPAGVALPDSVGSFNRRKRNSLYVTVTLLIVSVLILTVGLAATTRTQNVTVGGYYPGVILGFGSFLGIIGSNLIENKRQMLVASIVFISFGVIAAFCCAIVDGVFAARHIDLRPLYAGRCQYYSKSTTPPEAVCHPQRRAPCTPKIKTNTCFCCDLYNCGNRVEISGGYYEYIDVSSCQDIIHLYHLLWSATILNIVGLFLGIITAAILGGFKDMTPSLPTLNCSVENAHPSVTYYSRPQVTSYNSYYHSTPHLPPYSAYDFQHSSVFPASTPSGLSDDPQSLSPSPSYMWASNAPPRYSPPYFPPFEKPPPYTP encoded by the exons aTGCGGCAGTCCCTGACTCAGCAGCGCCCGGCCGGCGTGGCCCTGCCCGACTCCGTGG gGTCGTtcaatagaagaaaaagaaattccctCTACGTAACTGTGACTCTCCTCATTGTGTCAGTATTAATTCTAACGGTGGGCCTAGCTGCTACAACAAGAACCCAAAATGTGACTGTTGGAGGTTATTACCCAGGGGTTATT CTTGGTTTTGGGTCGTTCCTTGGAATAATTGGATCAAACTTGAtagaaaacaaaaggcaaatg ctgGTTGCATCGATCGTCTTCATCAGCTTCGGTGTGATCGCCGCCTTCTGCTGTGCCATTGTAGACGGTGTCTTTGCTGCCAGACACATC GATCTGCGGCCGCTGTACGCGGGGCGGTGTCAGTACTACTCCAAGAGCACGACCCCACCAGAG GCGGTCTGTCACCCACAGCGCCGCGCCCCCTGCACACCGAAAATAAAAACCAATACCTGCTTCTGCTGTGACCTGTACAACTGCGGGAA CAGAGTAGAGATTTCTGGAGGGTACTATGAGTACATTGAtgtcagcagctgccaggacatCATCCACCTTTACCACTTGCTCTGGTCGGCAACAATTCTGAACATAGTTGGGCTGTTCCTAGGGATCATTACAGCAGCAATTCTTGGAGGCTTTAAAGACATG ACTCCTTCCCTCCCTACACTGAACTGCAGTGTTGAAAATGCACACCCTTCAGTGACCTACTACTCCAGGCCACAAGTGACATCTTACAACTCCTACTACCACAGCACTCCTCACCTGCCTCCCTACTCTGCTTATGACTTTCAG CATTCCAGCGTGTTTCCAGCCTCCACTCCTTCTGGCCTCTCTGATGACCCCCAGTCCCTGTCACCATCCCCCAGCTACATGTGGGCCTCGAATGCACCACCTCGTTACTCACCACCCTATTTCCCACCTTTTGAGAAGCCACCACCTTACACGCCATAA
- the ZBTB33 gene encoding transcriptional regulator Kaiso isoform X2 → MEGKKLISATDTQYSSVLLQSLNEQRGHGLFCDVTVIVEDRKFRAHRNILSASSTYFHQLFSVAGQVVELSFVRAEIFAEILNYIYSSKIISVRSDLLDELIKSGQELGVKFIADLGIPPAEGKNVPSEVKDSASVTSASSPNQRDAETQVTVIRPEGQEAADGMPVITQSFSLHGIEYETTKITVSNSDEEDDDVIFCSEIVPPKECTKDKNAASQNQPCLSPGGASDQKSCGSGGSPHLMNSTAAQNLTLSATQLSPSQTQSGAESFVSATPQHFTPNIIVLNKPLLNSSLGASSLHQTHVTPTINLLEENQQPSNNGSVTEVEATAVDDEEVVEDDIISSSSPGLVSSSSLVQQSSVPKAGSTEGSGVQKKQVVTFSQEPSTKAGEFKIKISDVLSGNHKELSSNLTSKNVADGQKIITLDTATEIGGLSTGCKVYANIGEDTYDIVIPVKGDSEEGEAKPDDTPKKSGDESPKGKRMKVKHDDHYELIVDGRVYYICIVCKRSYACLTSLRRHFNVHSWEKKYPCHYCDKVFALAEYRTKHELHHTGERRYQCLTCGKSFINYQITISHIRSVHSQDPSGDTKLYRLHPCRSLQIRQYAYISDRPSSVPGMNQGGVVYRVGSGKDGTEGTTSNSPAKQITWDDIFVPQGNETIFKQNPSEGSTEFEFVIPESY, encoded by the coding sequence atggaggggaaaaaacttatttctgcAACAGACACACAATATTCTAGCGTGCTCCTTCAGTCTTTGAATGAACAACGTGGCCATGGACTTTTTTGTGATGTTACAGTCATTGTGGAGGACCGGAAATTTCGAGCTCACAGAAACATCCTTTCAGCCTCAAGCACGTATTTTCACCAGCTTTTCTCAGTGGCTGGTCAAGTGGTTGAACTGAGCTTTGTAAGAGCAGAAATTTTTGCAGAAATTCttaattatatttatagttCCAAAATAATCAGTGTCCGATCTGATTTACTTGATGAACTGATTAAatcagggcaggagctgggtgttAAGTTCATAGCTGATCTGGGCATACCTCCGGCTGAAGGCAAGAATGTGCCAAGCGAAGTCAAAGACAGTGCTTCAGTAACTTCAGCTTCTAGTCCAAATCAAAGAGATGCTGAAACACAGGTGACTGTAATCAGGCCAGAGGGTCAAGAGGCAGCAGATGGGATGCCAGTTATAACACAGTCATTCTCCTTACATGGCATAGAATATGAGACTACAAAAATTACAGTGAGCAATTCggatgaggaggatgatgatgtaattttttgttCTGAGATTGTTCCTCCAAAAGAATGTACTAAAGACAAAAATGCTGCAAGCCAGAACCAGCCTTGCTTAAGTCCAGGTGGAGCTTCTGACCAAAAATCCTGTGGCAGTGGTGGCTCTCCCCATTTGatgaacagcacagcagctcagaaccTCACTTTGTCTGCCACTCAGCTAAGCCCAAGCCAAACACAGTCAGGTGCTGAATCATTCGTCTCGGCAACGCCGCAGCATTTTACTCCTAATATCATTGTGCTAAACAAGCCTCTGCTTAACTCATCGCTTGGTGCCAGCTCCTTGCATCAAACACATGTGACTCCTACAATTAATTTACTTGAGGAGAACCAGCAGCCATCCAATAATGGCTCTGTAACTGAAGTGGAAGCAACTGCTGTTGATGATGAAGAGGTTGTTGAAGATGATATCATTAGCTCCTCTAGTCCTGGTTtggtcagcagcagctctttggtTCAGCAATCTTCTGTTCCTAAGGCAGGGAGCACTGAAGGATCAGGTGTACAGAAAAAACAGGTTGTTACATTTTCACAAGAGCCATCTACTAAAGCtggagaatttaaaataaaaatctcagatGTCCTTTCTGGAAACCACAAGGAATTAAGTTCGAATCTAACATCAAAGAATGTGGCAGATGGGCAGAAAATCATAACATTAGATACAGCAACTGAAATAGGAGGCTTATCCACAGGCTGTAAGGTGTATGCAAATATCGGTGAGGATACCTACGACATAGTCATCCCTGTGAAGGGTGACTCTGAGGAAGGGGAAGCCAAACCTGATGACACACCCAAAAAGTCTGGCGATGAATCTCCAAAGGGGAAACGCATGAAAGTAAAGCATGACGACCACTACGAGCTCATAGTGGACGGCAGAGTCTACTACATCTGCATCGTGTGCAAGAGGTCGTACGCGTGCCTGACGAGCTTGCGGAGACATTTCAACGTGCACTCCTGGGAGAAGAAGTACCCGTGTCACTACTGTGACAAAGTCTTTGCTCTGGCAGAGTATCGCACCAAGCACGAACTTCACCACACCGGGGAGCGAAGGTACCAGTGCTTGACGTGCGGCAAATCTTTCATCAACTACCAAATCACCATCTCGCACATCAGATCCGTTCACAGCCAGGACCCCTCTGGGGACACCAAGCTGTACCGGCTGCacccctgcaggtccctgcagATCCGGCAGTACGCCTACATCAGTGACCGCCCCAGCAGCGTCCCAGGCATGAACCAGGGGGGAGTTGTCTATCGGGTTGGCTCAGGGAAGGATGGCACTGAGGGAACAACATCCAACTCTCCGGCCAAACAAATCACCTGGGATGACATTTTCGTTCCGCAgggaaatgaaacaatttttaaacaaaacccGTCAGAGGGAAGTACTGAATTTGAGTTTGTGATACCAGAATCTTACTGA
- the ZBTB33 gene encoding transcriptional regulator Kaiso isoform X1, translating into MDARTAAAEGMEGKKLISATDTQYSSVLLQSLNEQRGHGLFCDVTVIVEDRKFRAHRNILSASSTYFHQLFSVAGQVVELSFVRAEIFAEILNYIYSSKIISVRSDLLDELIKSGQELGVKFIADLGIPPAEGKNVPSEVKDSASVTSASSPNQRDAETQVTVIRPEGQEAADGMPVITQSFSLHGIEYETTKITVSNSDEEDDDVIFCSEIVPPKECTKDKNAASQNQPCLSPGGASDQKSCGSGGSPHLMNSTAAQNLTLSATQLSPSQTQSGAESFVSATPQHFTPNIIVLNKPLLNSSLGASSLHQTHVTPTINLLEENQQPSNNGSVTEVEATAVDDEEVVEDDIISSSSPGLVSSSSLVQQSSVPKAGSTEGSGVQKKQVVTFSQEPSTKAGEFKIKISDVLSGNHKELSSNLTSKNVADGQKIITLDTATEIGGLSTGCKVYANIGEDTYDIVIPVKGDSEEGEAKPDDTPKKSGDESPKGKRMKVKHDDHYELIVDGRVYYICIVCKRSYACLTSLRRHFNVHSWEKKYPCHYCDKVFALAEYRTKHELHHTGERRYQCLTCGKSFINYQITISHIRSVHSQDPSGDTKLYRLHPCRSLQIRQYAYISDRPSSVPGMNQGGVVYRVGSGKDGTEGTTSNSPAKQITWDDIFVPQGNETIFKQNPSEGSTEFEFVIPESY; encoded by the exons ATGGACGCGCGCACGGCGGCGGCGGAAG gaatggaggggaaaaaacttatttctgcAACAGACACACAATATTCTAGCGTGCTCCTTCAGTCTTTGAATGAACAACGTGGCCATGGACTTTTTTGTGATGTTACAGTCATTGTGGAGGACCGGAAATTTCGAGCTCACAGAAACATCCTTTCAGCCTCAAGCACGTATTTTCACCAGCTTTTCTCAGTGGCTGGTCAAGTGGTTGAACTGAGCTTTGTAAGAGCAGAAATTTTTGCAGAAATTCttaattatatttatagttCCAAAATAATCAGTGTCCGATCTGATTTACTTGATGAACTGATTAAatcagggcaggagctgggtgttAAGTTCATAGCTGATCTGGGCATACCTCCGGCTGAAGGCAAGAATGTGCCAAGCGAAGTCAAAGACAGTGCTTCAGTAACTTCAGCTTCTAGTCCAAATCAAAGAGATGCTGAAACACAGGTGACTGTAATCAGGCCAGAGGGTCAAGAGGCAGCAGATGGGATGCCAGTTATAACACAGTCATTCTCCTTACATGGCATAGAATATGAGACTACAAAAATTACAGTGAGCAATTCggatgaggaggatgatgatgtaattttttgttCTGAGATTGTTCCTCCAAAAGAATGTACTAAAGACAAAAATGCTGCAAGCCAGAACCAGCCTTGCTTAAGTCCAGGTGGAGCTTCTGACCAAAAATCCTGTGGCAGTGGTGGCTCTCCCCATTTGatgaacagcacagcagctcagaaccTCACTTTGTCTGCCACTCAGCTAAGCCCAAGCCAAACACAGTCAGGTGCTGAATCATTCGTCTCGGCAACGCCGCAGCATTTTACTCCTAATATCATTGTGCTAAACAAGCCTCTGCTTAACTCATCGCTTGGTGCCAGCTCCTTGCATCAAACACATGTGACTCCTACAATTAATTTACTTGAGGAGAACCAGCAGCCATCCAATAATGGCTCTGTAACTGAAGTGGAAGCAACTGCTGTTGATGATGAAGAGGTTGTTGAAGATGATATCATTAGCTCCTCTAGTCCTGGTTtggtcagcagcagctctttggtTCAGCAATCTTCTGTTCCTAAGGCAGGGAGCACTGAAGGATCAGGTGTACAGAAAAAACAGGTTGTTACATTTTCACAAGAGCCATCTACTAAAGCtggagaatttaaaataaaaatctcagatGTCCTTTCTGGAAACCACAAGGAATTAAGTTCGAATCTAACATCAAAGAATGTGGCAGATGGGCAGAAAATCATAACATTAGATACAGCAACTGAAATAGGAGGCTTATCCACAGGCTGTAAGGTGTATGCAAATATCGGTGAGGATACCTACGACATAGTCATCCCTGTGAAGGGTGACTCTGAGGAAGGGGAAGCCAAACCTGATGACACACCCAAAAAGTCTGGCGATGAATCTCCAAAGGGGAAACGCATGAAAGTAAAGCATGACGACCACTACGAGCTCATAGTGGACGGCAGAGTCTACTACATCTGCATCGTGTGCAAGAGGTCGTACGCGTGCCTGACGAGCTTGCGGAGACATTTCAACGTGCACTCCTGGGAGAAGAAGTACCCGTGTCACTACTGTGACAAAGTCTTTGCTCTGGCAGAGTATCGCACCAAGCACGAACTTCACCACACCGGGGAGCGAAGGTACCAGTGCTTGACGTGCGGCAAATCTTTCATCAACTACCAAATCACCATCTCGCACATCAGATCCGTTCACAGCCAGGACCCCTCTGGGGACACCAAGCTGTACCGGCTGCacccctgcaggtccctgcagATCCGGCAGTACGCCTACATCAGTGACCGCCCCAGCAGCGTCCCAGGCATGAACCAGGGGGGAGTTGTCTATCGGGTTGGCTCAGGGAAGGATGGCACTGAGGGAACAACATCCAACTCTCCGGCCAAACAAATCACCTGGGATGACATTTTCGTTCCGCAgggaaatgaaacaatttttaaacaaaacccGTCAGAGGGAAGTACTGAATTTGAGTTTGTGATACCAGAATCTTACTGA
- the TMEM255A gene encoding transmembrane protein 255A isoform X2 yields the protein MRQSLTQQRPAGVALPDSVGSFNRRKRNSLYVTVTLLIVSVLILTVGLAATTRTQNVTVGGYYPGVILGFGSFLGIIGSNLIENKRQMLVASIVFISFGVIAAFCCAIVDGVFAARHIDLRPLYAGRCQYYSKSTTPPEAVCHPQRRAPCTPKIKTNTCFCCDLYNCGKVEISGGYYEYIDVSSCQDIIHLYHLLWSATILNIVGLFLGIITAAILGGFKDMTPSLPTLNCSVENAHPSVTYYSRPQVTSYNSYYHSTPHLPPYSAYDFQHSSVFPASTPSGLSDDPQSLSPSPSYMWASNAPPRYSPPYFPPFEKPPPYTP from the exons aTGCGGCAGTCCCTGACTCAGCAGCGCCCGGCCGGCGTGGCCCTGCCCGACTCCGTGG gGTCGTtcaatagaagaaaaagaaattccctCTACGTAACTGTGACTCTCCTCATTGTGTCAGTATTAATTCTAACGGTGGGCCTAGCTGCTACAACAAGAACCCAAAATGTGACTGTTGGAGGTTATTACCCAGGGGTTATT CTTGGTTTTGGGTCGTTCCTTGGAATAATTGGATCAAACTTGAtagaaaacaaaaggcaaatg ctgGTTGCATCGATCGTCTTCATCAGCTTCGGTGTGATCGCCGCCTTCTGCTGTGCCATTGTAGACGGTGTCTTTGCTGCCAGACACATC GATCTGCGGCCGCTGTACGCGGGGCGGTGTCAGTACTACTCCAAGAGCACGACCCCACCAGAG GCGGTCTGTCACCCACAGCGCCGCGCCCCCTGCACACCGAAAATAAAAACCAATACCTGCTTCTGCTGTGACCTGTACAACTGCGGGAA AGTAGAGATTTCTGGAGGGTACTATGAGTACATTGAtgtcagcagctgccaggacatCATCCACCTTTACCACTTGCTCTGGTCGGCAACAATTCTGAACATAGTTGGGCTGTTCCTAGGGATCATTACAGCAGCAATTCTTGGAGGCTTTAAAGACATG ACTCCTTCCCTCCCTACACTGAACTGCAGTGTTGAAAATGCACACCCTTCAGTGACCTACTACTCCAGGCCACAAGTGACATCTTACAACTCCTACTACCACAGCACTCCTCACCTGCCTCCCTACTCTGCTTATGACTTTCAG CATTCCAGCGTGTTTCCAGCCTCCACTCCTTCTGGCCTCTCTGATGACCCCCAGTCCCTGTCACCATCCCCCAGCTACATGTGGGCCTCGAATGCACCACCTCGTTACTCACCACCCTATTTCCCACCTTTTGAGAAGCCACCACCTTACACGCCATAA